In Mercenaria mercenaria strain notata chromosome 13, MADL_Memer_1, whole genome shotgun sequence, a single window of DNA contains:
- the LOC123546189 gene encoding uncharacterized protein LOC123546189, protein MEKALDIAWYQMYFFTSFTVHLKLFLVSAIGHLTKQVPAQHSRSLYEWQSVLWFTVRSTLWFTVLTELSQGYEDYESYEDYAKDSFDSTISDESEMTMIVVEVNIVIEVNKLNPRLTSRLYLNKVRKTNEITHATCPDIIPDLLESLTNSTTTSPVANLPTNTDSSLQLLSFGTACLNISKSVYVGQLEGCSRNNNTF, encoded by the exons ATGGAAAAGGCGTTGGATATCGCTTGGTATCAAATGTACTTTTTTACAAGTTTTACTGTTCATCTCAAGCTCTTTTTAGTCTCTGCAATTGGTCATCTTACAAAG CAAGTTCCAGCACAGCACAGTAGAAGTTTGTATGAATGGCAGAGTGTTTTGTGGTTTACAGTTCGGAGTACTTTGTGGTTTACAGTTCTTACAGAACTG AGCCAGGGTTACGAGGATTATGAGAGCTATGAGGATTATGCTAAGGACAGCTTTGATAGTACTATAAGTGATGAATCTGAAATGACAATGATTGTTGTAGAAGTAAATATAGTTATAGAAGTGAATAAATTAAATCCACGTCTGACATCtcgtttgtatttaaataaagtaaggAAAACCAACGAGATTACACACGCAACATGTCCAGATATCATTCCAGATCTGCTAGAATCCCTAACCAACAGTACAACCACATCTCCAGTAGCAAATCTGCCTACCAACACAGACTCTTCCTTGCAACTGTTGTCCTTTGGAACCGCCTGCCTCAATATCAGTAAATCAGTCTACGTTGGACAGCTTGAAGGTTGTTCTAGAAACAATAACACATTCTAA